In Geoalkalibacter sp., the genomic window GGTCTCTGAGGATGTGCTGCACAGCTTTTACGTGCCGGCCTTTCGCATCAAGCGCGACATGGTGCCGGGCATGGACAACTACGTCTGGTTCATCGCCCCGGCGCCGGGCAGCTACCACATTTTCTGCGCCGAATACTGCGGCACCGGCCATGCCGACATGATCACCAGCGTCGAGGCCCTGCCTCCCGAGGACTTCACGGCCTGGCTGGCAGAAGCCAAGGACCAGGCGCCGGATGCGGTGGAACTGCTGCGCCGCCACGGCTGCCTGGGCTGTCATTCCCTGGACGGCTCGCGCATGGCCGGGCCGTCCTTCAAGGGGCTTTACGGCCGTGAGAAGCGCGTGCTCAGCGAGGGCCGCGAACGCACCCTGGTCGTCGACGCGGAGTACCTGCGCCGCTCCATTCTTCAGCCCAAGACCGACGTGGTGGTGGGCTATCCGCCCATCATGCCCGACTACGAAGGGCGCATTCCCGAGGACGAGCTCGACGCCATGGTGGAATTTCTGCGGACGCTTGAATGATCAGAGGAATTTTTCTCCCCCTGGCGCGCCTGGTGCGCCTGCGCCTTTCCCTGTTTGTCGGCCTCTCGGCGACGGCGGGCCATCTGCTGCACGGGGGATCGAACCAGGGGGCATCGAGCTTGCTGGTGGGCTTGGCGGTGGCAGTACTGGCGGGGGGCTGCTCGGCCCTCAACCAGGTGCAGGAGCGCCGCATCGATGCACGGATGCAGCGCACCTGCCTGCGCCCCCTGGCGACGGGGCAATGGTCGTTGGGGTGGGGCTTGAGCATCGCCGCGCTGCTGATGGGCGGCGGCCTGCTGCTGCTGAGCGCCTACGGGCTTGTCCCTGCGCTTCTCGGCGGCGGCGCAATTCTCTGGTACAACGGTTTCTACACCTGGTTCAAACGGCGCAGCGCCTTCGCCGTGCTGCCCGGAGCTTTGTGCGGCGCCCTGCCGCCCTTGATCGGCTGGTGCGCCGCCGGAGGGGCCTGGCAGGATCCGCGCGCCATCGGCCTCGCCCTGGTGTTCTTCCTTTGGCAGATGCCCCATTTCTGGCTGTTGCTCGCCAGCCATCGCGAGGATTACCGGCGCGCCGGTCTGCCCCATCTCTTCGAGCGATTTTCCCCGCAACAGTCCATAAGGCTCATCGCCCTGTGGATTCTCTCCCTGGCCTCGTCCCTGCTGCTGCTGCCGAGCCTTGGATTGCTGCGCTCCGGTACCGCCATCGCTCCCTATCTGGCCGCCGTGGCGGGACTGTTTCTGCTCGCCCTGCTGATCCGAACCAGGTTTCGCAAAATCGCCGACACCGCCCTGTTCGCCGGACTCAATCTCGCCATGCTCACCGCCACCCTGGCGCTGATGCTGGATCAGTTCTTTTTCTGAAACACTCTTTCCCCCTTAGTCGGCTTGCCGAAAAATAGCCGCGCGCTTCTCCAGCAACCCCTCATATTCATCGAGCAACTGAAGAAGCAAGTGTCCATCCAGCGCACCCTCGTTGTCGAGAGCACTATCGAGCGCGGCAACCTTGTCGAGCAGGTTCAGATCAAAGTCGAGCAAGGCTTCATCCTCGTCCAGCCGAACAGCGGGCGCGGCCGCTTTTTCTTCGCTGTCCAGCAGCAGGCGCTCACGCTGCCGCGCCAGACGCCGCAACGCTTCCGCCAACTCCACCCGCCGGACACCCTCTTCACCCAGGCCCGCGATAAAATCGGCCAGCCGGTCGCGAACCCCCGCCAGCCGCCCCGCCAGATAATGGCGCAGCAGACGATCCGTTTGGCCATGATCGATGGCCCGATAACCGAGAAATTCTGGAATATGCCCACCGATGAACTCGACCTTGCCCTGGCGATCTCTTTTCATGGCAGGAGCCTCGCGTGAATGAAAGAGATAAGCCCTGAAGGGTTGCATCAAGGCTTTTCATAACCTTAACAGTGCTGAAGAAGCTGTCAATCCAGCGGGTTAGCTCCGAGAAAAAGAAACCGGACAAGAATAATCACGAAAAATGAAAAGTTTCTATTGATAAGCAGCGCGGACCATGTTAAGAAAAATCTAATCATACTTTCAATCCATATTCAGGGGGTTCAAATTATGCAAAAAGTTCTTTCCCGTGGCTACCAAGCCTTATTGACCGCAGTCGCGACATTGACTTTCGCGATCGGTGCGCAGGGGGCCGTACCAGCGCCACCGGTCAACCAATTCATCGGCATTCCCGATACGGTTTTCGGCCAGATGCACGAAAACGACTGTCGCGCCTGCCACGGCCCCAACCCTCCGCAGGGTGTTCCGGTGGATCTGACTTTATTAAAAGAACGCCACCATAATTTGGCCGGCCTGGATCCTATCACCCAACTCGCGGAAATCATCCCCCAGGGGACGGTTGCGCCCTATGGCATTGCCGGTGAGCATTACGGATGTCTCAGTTGTCACAGCGTGGAACCGGCTGACGGCAATTACGCCGTCTCGGTGATCCGCGACTGCACTGTTTGCCACGATACCGCCTCGCCCCACCACCTGTCGCCGCAGGCACAAGCCGGGAACTGCCAGGCCTGCCACGGCTCCCTGGTCGACAACGGGCTGTTGCCGGAAAACCGGGAAGTTCGAAACGGCGTTTCGGTGCCCAAGTGGTTGCCCACCTATTCCCCCAGCCTGATTACCCCTTGGCCAAGCAAAAAATCCAACGCCGGGGCCAACGGCGAGGGCAGTTGCTTCTATTGTCATGGCGTCGTTCCCACGGATCCCAACAATCCGGAAACCTATTTCATCGTGGATCCCGTTAGTCTGGTCAAGGTCTATTCGCCCGCCGACACCCACCATCTTCCAGGTTTTTTCAACCCACAGAACTGTGCCTGGTGCCATCCCAATGGCGGCACCACCGCGACAACCCCCGATTCCTCGAGCATCCGCACCTGTCAGAACTGCCACGGCATCCCTTCGCTGCACAACATCCAATACGATATCGGCAATCCGGAAGACCCCCAGATTGTTCCCGGCCGGATGACCCCTGGCTATGGCCATATCGGCGCCGACAGCGATTGCTTGGGCTGCCACGGCTTTAGCATCCAGCAGCAGTCCGCAGCTCCCGCGTCCGGTCCGATCATCCCGCAGCTTACCGGGTTGTCGCGCAATGTCGTTGCCGCCGGACGCGGCGAACGCCTTGAACTTCAGGGCTTCAATCTCACCAACCGCTTTGCTCCCCTGCCAGGCTTTTCTCCCCTGGAGTATGACGCGGTGGTGGTGCTGACCAATGCGGCCGGAGAACGCCTCGAATTACACCCGAGCGCTCTCAACCCAACCCGAATCGAAGTTGACCTGCCCGCGGACCTCGCTCCCGGCAATTACCGGATTGCGGCGCGCAAGCTGGACAAAATTTCCAACCCGGAAATCCTGGTAATAAAGCGGGATACCTGGGTTGATTCGGCGGATCTCCAAGCCGACGGCACCGTCCTGATCACCGGCCGGGGGTTTGGCATGGAGCCGCCACGGGCGCGGGGAATGGGCGTCGAAATCGAAGGAATCTCCGCAACGGTTCTCCATTGGCAGGATGACCTGATCCTCGTTGCCGCGCAGAAGGCACAGCCCGGGCACCGCATCGATGTGCTGTCCAATTACTGGGTGTCCTCCAGTTTAAAGCGTGCCGCCGGGATCGCCGACGAGGATGGCCGCGGTTCCAAGCACGCGGTTCCGAAGGGAGCCAAAAACGACCCCAAAAAGGCTCAAACAAAAAAGGGTCGCTAATCCCTTGATGCAGGAATTCCAAGGGAGTGGCATTTTTTCGTGGACGATGATAGAAAAGGGGCACGGTCATTCGCCGTGCCCTCTTTACTTTTCCCGGGAGGAAAACCGCCATGCCGCATTTCGCCCTGACCATCATCGGCCGCGACCGGCCGGGCATCGTTTCGCAGGTGACGGAAATCCTCTATCGCCTCGGCTGCAACATCGCCGATTCGAGTTGCTCCATCTTGGGCGGCCAGTTCGCCATGATTCTCATCATCTCCCATCCCGAGTACACCGACCATGTGAGCTTCGGCGATGTCTTCGCGCCCCTGGAGTCGACCAACCTCTCCGTGTTCCTGCGCACCCTGCGCCCCGGCGGTGAAAAACGCCCGGATCTCGAAGGGGAAATCTGCATGATCTCGGTATACGGCTCGGACAAGCCGGGCATCGTCTATCGCGTCGCCAAGGAACTGGGCGATCGCCGGGTCAACATCACCGACCTCAACACCAAGCTGATCGGCAGCGAGAACCGTCCGGTCTATGTGATGATGATCGAGGCGGTGCTGCCGGAGAACCTCTCCGTCGACGAGTTGCGCGGCGTCCTCGACCATCTCAAGGACGAGATGCAGGTGGACATTACCGTGCGCTCCATCACTCCCGTGGAACTCTAAAGCCCCATGGCCGTTCGCGACATCCTTCTCTACCCCAACCCCATCCTCAAGCATCCCTGCGCCTGCGTGCTGCGCGTGGATGCCGAAGTCGACGCCCTGGTGCAGGATCTTCTCGACACCATGCACGCCGCCGGGCATTCCGTGGGCGTGGCCGCGCCGCAGATCGGCACGAGCCTGCGCGTGCTGGTGGTCGATGTGTCCAAGAGCAAACTCGGCCGTGACGACAACCACGGTCAGTTGGTGATGATCAATCCGGAGATTCTGGAACGCGAGGGGGAAAGGGTCATGCGCGAGGGTTGCATGAGCGTACCCGAGTACACCGGCAATGTGGCGCGCGCGGAAAGCATTCTGGTGCAATTTCTCGATCGCTCGGGCATGGAGCGGGTGATCCGCGCGAGCGGCTTTGAAGCGGTGGCCATCCAGCACGAAATGGATCACCTCGACGGCCTGCTGTTCCTCGACCGGGTGTCCAATCTCAAAACCGACGTGTTTCGCCGCAAATAAAGAGTCCGGCTCAGCCCCCGCCGCCGCGTTGCGCCAATCCTTGAAAAACCCGCTCCACCACCTGTCGCGAGGCATGCACGCAGTCATTGAGGCCGATGCCGAAAAAGGCGTTTCCGGTGAGAAACAACCCGGGATGGCTGCGCAGCTTCTCGTCCAGGGCCGCAAGACGCTTGGCATGGCCGACGGTGTACTGGGGAATGGCCTGGGGATGACGGAAAATGCGCACGAAATCAGGCTCGGCGTCGATGCCCATGCTGGCGTTGAGATCTGCCAG contains:
- the coxB gene encoding cytochrome c oxidase subunit II codes for the protein MTPQIQTTTQAVDQVFFLIFGISVVMLIGIAAVMVYFTVRYHHRRHPQPTSQVRSHLLLEITWTVLPTILVMAMFYYGWAGYLALRNVPEGAMEVKAVARMWSWTFEYENGRASERLYVPAGRPVKVHLVSEDVLHSFYVPAFRIKRDMVPGMDNYVWFIAPAPGSYHIFCAEYCGTGHADMITSVEALPPEDFTAWLAEAKDQAPDAVELLRRHGCLGCHSLDGSRMAGPSFKGLYGREKRVLSEGRERTLVVDAEYLRRSILQPKTDVVVGYPPIMPDYEGRIPEDELDAMVEFLRTLE
- a CDS encoding protoheme IX farnesyltransferase, with the translated sequence MIRGIFLPLARLVRLRLSLFVGLSATAGHLLHGGSNQGASSLLVGLAVAVLAGGCSALNQVQERRIDARMQRTCLRPLATGQWSLGWGLSIAALLMGGGLLLLSAYGLVPALLGGGAILWYNGFYTWFKRRSAFAVLPGALCGALPPLIGWCAAGGAWQDPRAIGLALVFFLWQMPHFWLLLASHREDYRRAGLPHLFERFSPQQSIRLIALWILSLASSLLLLPSLGLLRSGTAIAPYLAAVAGLFLLALLIRTRFRKIADTALFAGLNLAMLTATLALMLDQFFF
- a CDS encoding glycine cleavage system protein R is translated as MPHFALTIIGRDRPGIVSQVTEILYRLGCNIADSSCSILGGQFAMILIISHPEYTDHVSFGDVFAPLESTNLSVFLRTLRPGGEKRPDLEGEICMISVYGSDKPGIVYRVAKELGDRRVNITDLNTKLIGSENRPVYVMMIEAVLPENLSVDELRGVLDHLKDEMQVDITVRSITPVEL
- the def gene encoding peptide deformylase, whose product is MAVRDILLYPNPILKHPCACVLRVDAEVDALVQDLLDTMHAAGHSVGVAAPQIGTSLRVLVVDVSKSKLGRDDNHGQLVMINPEILEREGERVMREGCMSVPEYTGNVARAESILVQFLDRSGMERVIRASGFEAVAIQHEMDHLDGLLFLDRVSNLKTDVFRRK